The following proteins are encoded in a genomic region of Chloracidobacterium sp.:
- the prfA gene encoding peptide chain release factor 1, which translates to MFEKLEQIERTYEELTEQISQPEFMSDMKAYTKAMKQHRTLGEIVEKYREVKKMRSDLEGARDLLSMADDDDMRDMANLEIAGLEERLPAAEEALKVLLLPKDPNDEKNVILEIRAGTGGDEATLFAAEILRMYARYAERQGWKMEIMEASDTGVGGIKEAVAMIEGDSVYSKMRFESGVHRVQRVPQTETQGRIHTSAITVAVLPEAEEVDVQINQNDLRIDTFCSSGPGGQSVNTTYSAVRITHLPTGVVVSMQDEKSQIKNREKAMRVLRARLQEIEEQKQHDALSAERKSMVGSGDRSEKIRTYNFKENRVTDHRIGMTVHQLDLVMEGHLDEFIEALRTHYQTEKLKAEAVAA; encoded by the coding sequence ATGTTCGAAAAGCTTGAACAGATAGAAAGAACGTACGAAGAACTGACCGAGCAGATCTCGCAGCCCGAGTTCATGTCGGATATGAAAGCGTACACCAAGGCGATGAAGCAGCACCGCACGCTCGGCGAGATCGTTGAGAAATACCGTGAGGTCAAGAAGATGCGCTCCGATCTCGAAGGCGCGCGCGACCTGCTTTCAATGGCAGACGATGACGATATGCGCGATATGGCCAACCTCGAGATCGCAGGCCTCGAAGAGCGCCTGCCCGCTGCCGAAGAAGCCCTGAAGGTGCTTCTGCTGCCAAAGGATCCGAATGATGAAAAGAACGTGATCCTCGAGATACGTGCGGGTACGGGCGGCGACGAAGCCACGCTCTTTGCTGCCGAGATACTGCGAATGTATGCACGCTATGCCGAGCGGCAAGGCTGGAAAATGGAGATCATGGAAGCCTCTGACACCGGCGTCGGCGGCATCAAGGAAGCCGTCGCAATGATAGAGGGCGACAGTGTTTATTCGAAGATGCGTTTTGAGTCGGGTGTTCATCGTGTTCAGCGGGTTCCGCAAACCGAGACGCAGGGGCGCATTCACACATCAGCGATCACCGTCGCAGTTCTGCCCGAGGCCGAAGAGGTCGATGTGCAGATCAACCAGAACGACCTGCGTATCGATACGTTCTGTTCATCGGGGCCGGGCGGCCAGTCTGTCAACACCACTTATTCCGCGGTACGCATAACCCATTTGCCGACCGGCGTCGTCGTTTCGATGCAGGACGAGAAATCGCAGATAAAGAACCGCGAAAAGGCCATGCGTGTTCTGCGTGCAAGGCTACAGGAGATCGAGGAGCAAAAGCAGCACGACGCCCTTTCGGCCGAGCGAAAGTCAATGGTCGGGTCGGGCGACCGCTCGGAAAAGATACGCACATACAACTTCAAGGAAAATCGTGTGACCGATCACCGGATCGGTATGACGGTTCACCAACTCGACCTTGTAATGGAAGGCCATTTGGATGAATTCATCGAGGCGCTTCGTACGCATTACCAGACCGAAAAATTAAAAGCGGAGGCCGTCGCAGCCTAA
- a CDS encoding histidine phosphatase family protein has protein sequence MPPPTRLFLIRHGQSAGNAEGRFGGHGPTPLSDLGLRQAERTAKLLDREGIAAIYSSDLLRAVQTADALAKLSDLPINATPAFRERHVGVLEGLTFEESKEQYPKDYYALVNRDVNFVISGGESYRHLLKRATAKLAEILRNHQGERIAIFTHTGAICFLTLHLMGAIRRDTKQTPWLITSNCGINRFEIRGRTNIRILALNDTRHLTAITGNDAFAAR, from the coding sequence ATGCCGCCACCGACACGCTTATTCCTGATACGACACGGCCAATCTGCCGGCAACGCCGAGGGGCGCTTCGGCGGCCACGGCCCGACGCCGTTATCTGACCTGGGGCTGCGGCAAGCCGAACGTACTGCAAAGCTGCTTGATCGAGAAGGCATTGCGGCGATATATTCGAGCGACCTGCTTCGGGCCGTTCAGACCGCTGACGCGCTGGCAAAGCTCTCAGATCTGCCGATAAACGCAACGCCTGCATTCCGCGAGCGCCATGTAGGAGTGCTCGAAGGCCTTACATTCGAAGAATCAAAGGAGCAGTACCCAAAAGATTATTACGCGCTCGTCAACAGAGATGTGAATTTTGTGATCTCCGGCGGCGAAAGCTACCGACACCTGCTGAAACGCGCGACCGCGAAACTCGCCGAGATACTGCGAAACCATCAAGGTGAGCGGATCGCGATCTTTACCCATACGGGTGCCATCTGCTTTTTAACGCTTCACCTGATGGGAGCGATCCGTCGTGACACGAAACAAACGCCGTGGCTGATCACCTCAAATTGCGGCATTAACCGTTTTGAGATACGCGGCAGGACGAATATACGCATTCTCGCCCTGAACGATACCCGACACCTGACAGCAATAACGGGCAACGATGCGTTCGCTGCCCGCTAA
- a CDS encoding transposase, whose product MRKKYTEEQIVGILRGAEASGKGVKEYCREKGVHETTYYAWRKRYGMTAAAP is encoded by the coding sequence ATGAGGAAGAAGTATACGGAGGAGCAGATCGTCGGGATATTGCGAGGGGCTGAGGCGAGCGGAAAGGGCGTGAAGGAATACTGTCGCGAAAAAGGGGTACACGAGACGACGTATTACGCGTGGCGGAAGCGATATGGGATGACGGCGGCGGCGCCGTGA
- a CDS encoding TonB-dependent receptor — protein sequence MRRNDLIGKVLIASFVMLFAAISSMAQVGSSAVKGLVTDPQGNIVAGATVRLISELGTTRTAVTNDSGSYSFTTVTPGNYTLEVEMTGFKKANVSTFKALVDNTATVNVTIQVGDISETVNVSAAGLESIVNTQDASVGNNFVARQILSLPLEGRNVANLLSLQPGVTPDGSVTGGRSDQANLTLDGIDVNNQQNAEAFESVLRVNPDSVDEFRVTTLNSDASKGRSSGAQISLITKSGTNEFSGALYEYHRNTVTTANDWFNNAAGIARPKLIRNLFGGRIGGPIVKDRFFFFYNYEGMREAKDAAVTRMVPTASLAAGSIRFDDNTGQSWTLTTPQINSFLLNGVPVIDVNPTVVALFASAASRYPVNDTTVGDGRNTGGFRFNAPVPVKQNMHTARFDWNVTRDQKHTVSFRGNYQQDITGAAPYLPDTPPTNFWSHPFGFAATYTWLVNANLTNRFSYGMTRLAYSTQGDSNDPAIWFRSVFQPVGFDRAVHRTNPTHNFTDDMTWIKGDHTFQFGTNIRLISNTRVNYANSFDQALTNYSWSSANLSRNAVNQYITAQAGSTRAVSSGWGAPIQHALFALFGRLNDYGANFNFKKDGSLLAANQGIKRIFKTEEYDFYVQDSWKLRQNLTVNLGLRYGLSMPVHEAQGYEVVPSIPLGEYLDRTITAMANGQNYREPISIRMAGKANGKDSIYPLDTNNWQPRLSAAWSPNFEKGWLAKLFGGKDKSVFRGGFAMTNDYFGQQLAVRWDTNNELGFSTTSQINANQYNITTNPGVPYTGPSMNIRSFPNLIIPANLTFPLTAPESDPGYGPIQRGLDQNLQSPVNYTWSFSYGRELPAKIWLEAGYQGRLARHLLTGRDAMMLRGDIKDPVSGLTYFQAATLLDIQLQAGASASSVTPIGFFENMWAPGSLGPIFGCPSGIPNCTNTQSVFYAQPWAGDWAYMASMLDDETGTRYFFQGQYDSLAVYSTVGESDYHGAYLSIRQRLGGMTWDFNYTFSKSLDESSGLQTGDSFGSTFVLNAFHLRDQRSYSDFDLRHVINFNGVWDVPLGRGRKFGKNMNKFLDVLVGGWTLSNVFRWDSGYPFDGFYDGTGWQTNWNVRSYMTMLRKVKTGTYKTANGVNLFADPAQAVTAWRTPHPGETGSRNAIRMPGTWNIDLGIAKSFNMPYREGHKLTVKVEAFNLTNTPFFSDQSVVLLGYTGSSAPPNFGAFTSMANQPRVMQFAVRYDF from the coding sequence ATGAGAAGGAATGACTTGATCGGAAAGGTGCTGATCGCATCGTTCGTAATGTTGTTTGCGGCCATCTCGAGTATGGCTCAGGTTGGAAGTTCCGCTGTAAAGGGCCTTGTTACCGACCCACAAGGGAATATTGTGGCCGGTGCCACTGTCCGGTTGATCAGTGAACTCGGAACAACGCGAACTGCAGTTACCAACGACTCGGGCAGCTATAGCTTCACTACCGTAACTCCCGGCAACTATACGCTGGAAGTGGAGATGACGGGTTTCAAAAAGGCGAATGTTTCTACATTCAAAGCGCTTGTCGATAATACGGCAACGGTCAACGTAACGATACAGGTCGGCGATATTTCTGAGACGGTCAATGTCAGTGCGGCAGGGCTTGAAAGCATCGTCAATACTCAGGATGCCAGCGTAGGCAATAATTTTGTCGCGCGGCAGATCCTAAGCCTTCCGTTGGAAGGCCGTAACGTTGCAAATCTCCTGAGCCTTCAGCCGGGTGTTACGCCTGACGGTTCGGTGACCGGCGGCCGGTCTGATCAGGCCAACCTCACGCTTGACGGCATTGATGTAAACAACCAGCAGAATGCCGAGGCATTTGAGTCGGTGCTTCGAGTCAATCCCGATTCTGTCGATGAATTCCGCGTTACAACGCTCAATTCTGATGCCTCAAAGGGACGGTCATCGGGTGCCCAAATTTCGCTTATTACAAAGAGCGGAACAAATGAGTTTAGCGGCGCCCTTTATGAATATCACCGCAACACGGTTACAACCGCGAACGACTGGTTCAATAACGCTGCCGGAATAGCACGGCCGAAACTTATCCGAAATCTGTTCGGCGGCCGCATTGGCGGGCCGATCGTCAAAGACCGATTCTTTTTCTTCTATAATTATGAAGGAATGCGCGAGGCGAAAGATGCGGCAGTTACCCGCATGGTGCCTACTGCAAGCCTGGCGGCCGGTTCGATCCGCTTTGATGATAATACCGGGCAGTCTTGGACGCTGACGACGCCTCAGATCAATTCATTCCTGCTTAACGGAGTCCCTGTTATCGATGTTAATCCGACAGTGGTCGCATTGTTCGCCTCGGCGGCTTCTCGCTATCCGGTGAATGATACGACCGTGGGCGACGGCCGAAATACAGGCGGTTTCCGATTCAACGCACCGGTTCCCGTCAAGCAGAATATGCATACGGCACGCTTTGATTGGAATGTTACGCGAGATCAAAAACATACCGTTTCGTTCCGCGGAAACTACCAGCAGGACATCACAGGTGCCGCGCCGTATCTGCCGGACACACCGCCGACGAATTTCTGGAGCCATCCCTTTGGCTTCGCCGCAACTTATACATGGCTGGTCAATGCCAATCTTACCAATCGTTTCAGCTATGGAATGACGCGTCTGGCTTACAGTACGCAAGGTGATTCGAACGACCCTGCGATATGGTTCCGAAGCGTATTTCAGCCGGTAGGTTTTGATCGCGCGGTTCATCGTACAAATCCTACACACAACTTTACGGATGACATGACATGGATCAAAGGCGATCATACCTTCCAATTCGGTACGAATATTCGCCTTATCTCGAATACGCGCGTCAATTACGCGAACTCGTTCGATCAGGCGTTGACCAATTACAGCTGGTCGTCAGCCAACCTCAGCCGGAACGCCGTAAATCAATACATTACCGCACAGGCAGGATCGACACGGGCTGTGAGTTCGGGTTGGGGGGCGCCGATACAGCATGCGCTTTTTGCATTGTTCGGCCGTCTGAACGACTATGGTGCGAACTTCAACTTCAAAAAGGACGGATCGCTACTCGCGGCAAACCAGGGCATCAAGCGAATATTCAAGACCGAAGAATATGACTTTTACGTCCAAGATTCGTGGAAGCTGCGGCAAAATCTGACAGTCAACTTGGGTCTTCGTTACGGATTGTCGATGCCGGTACACGAAGCGCAAGGCTACGAGGTCGTACCGAGCATACCGCTTGGCGAATATTTGGATCGAACCATTACCGCGATGGCGAACGGCCAGAACTACCGTGAGCCGATCTCGATCAGAATGGCAGGCAAGGCGAACGGCAAGGACTCTATCTATCCGCTTGATACGAATAACTGGCAGCCGCGTCTCTCTGCAGCGTGGTCGCCGAATTTCGAGAAGGGGTGGCTCGCCAAACTTTTCGGCGGCAAAGATAAGTCGGTCTTCCGAGGCGGTTTTGCCATGACGAACGACTACTTCGGACAGCAGTTGGCCGTGCGTTGGGATACTAATAATGAGCTTGGTTTCTCGACCACTTCGCAGATAAATGCGAACCAATACAACATAACGACGAATCCGGGCGTGCCTTATACAGGTCCGTCAATGAATATCCGCTCGTTCCCGAATCTGATCATACCGGCGAACCTGACGTTCCCGCTAACGGCTCCCGAATCGGATCCCGGCTACGGGCCGATCCAACGCGGCCTCGATCAGAACCTTCAATCGCCGGTCAATTATACGTGGAGCTTCTCATACGGGCGCGAATTGCCCGCGAAGATCTGGCTCGAAGCGGGATATCAGGGCCGTCTCGCCCGTCACCTCTTAACAGGCCGTGATGCGATGATGCTCCGCGGCGATATCAAGGATCCGGTTTCGGGGCTTACATATTTCCAGGCAGCAACGCTCCTGGATATTCAACTTCAGGCCGGGGCGTCGGCGTCAAGCGTTACTCCTATCGGGTTCTTTGAAAATATGTGGGCACCCGGTTCATTGGGGCCGATTTTCGGCTGCCCGAGCGGCATTCCTAATTGCACCAACACGCAATCGGTTTTTTATGCTCAGCCGTGGGCGGGCGATTGGGCGTACATGGCCTCGATGTTGGATGATGAGACCGGTACACGCTACTTCTTCCAAGGGCAGTACGATTCGCTTGCCGTTTACAGCACTGTGGGCGAATCGGATTATCACGGTGCATACCTTTCGATCAGGCAGCGGCTTGGCGGTATGACGTGGGATTTCAACTACACGTTCTCGAAGTCGCTTGATGAATCCTCGGGCCTTCAGACGGGCGATTCGTTCGGCTCGACCTTTGTGCTTAATGCGTTCCATCTGCGCGATCAGCGTTCCTACTCGGACTTTGACCTTCGGCATGTCATCAACTTCAACGGTGTTTGGGATGTGCCGTTGGGACGCGGCCGCAAGTTCGGCAAGAATATGAATAAGTTTCTTGACGTTCTGGTCGGGGGCTGGACGCTGAGCAACGTATTCCGTTGGGATTCAGGTTATCCTTTCGACGGATTCTATGACGGCACAGGCTGGCAGACCAACTGGAACGTGCGGAGCTATATGACGATGCTCCGTAAGGTCAAGACCGGTACGTATAAGACGGCGAACGGTGTCAACCTATTTGCCGATCCGGCTCAAGCCGTTACTGCATGGCGTACGCCGCATCCCGGCGAGACAGGCTCGCGGAACGCGATCCGTATGCCGGGAACGTGGAATATCGATCTGGGCATAGCCAAGTCATTCAATATGCCGTATCGTGAAGGCCACAAACTGACGGTCAAGGTCGAGGCGTTCAACCTGACAAATACTCCGTTCTTCAGCGATCAGTCGGTCGTATTGCTCGGCTATACGGGTTCATCGGCTCCGCCGAATTTCGGAGCGTTCACGTCAATGGCGAATCAGCCGCGCGTAATGCAGTTCGCGGTCCGATACGACTTCTAG
- a CDS encoding SAM-dependent methyltransferase — protein MSENVEAFIDAFAESLRQNTFVKATLGNYKGADRSLQKVNIRRIETKRGERLFFLYKQDTRDTAKNYSLDEGLNIIGDALSGDFFSGHLFTTEQDLQLDIGKKGRSRLNKGRPTFKNAAKTPHDRTKRQLIDSNSFYLNALGITTAEGAVRDKQQNKWRQINKFVEIVAAAIETSSLKGAEALHIVDMGSGKGYLTFALYEYLTNAGVKAAVTGVEARANLAEICSGIADASGFDGLKFLDGAIDSIELDAADILIVLHACNTATDDALYKGIRARAELIIAAPCCHQELRPQIEPPLMLRDVLKYGVLLERTAETLTDGIRAMLLEREGYAVKMLEFVPVEHTPKNNMLIGTHHKDTPRKQELDREIRELMAAFGIKHQRLLSLLDTAEGPAPDAAVK, from the coding sequence ATGTCCGAGAATGTCGAGGCCTTTATTGATGCGTTTGCCGAAAGCCTGAGGCAGAACACCTTCGTCAAGGCGACGTTGGGCAATTACAAGGGCGCCGACCGCAGCCTCCAAAAGGTCAATATCCGCAGGATCGAGACAAAACGCGGCGAGCGGCTTTTCTTTCTGTACAAGCAGGACACTCGAGATACGGCAAAGAACTATTCGCTGGATGAAGGTCTGAACATCATCGGCGATGCGCTGAGCGGCGATTTCTTTAGCGGACACCTTTTTACGACCGAACAAGACCTTCAGCTCGACATCGGCAAGAAAGGCCGTTCGCGGCTAAATAAAGGGCGGCCGACATTCAAGAACGCTGCAAAAACACCGCACGACCGCACAAAGCGTCAGCTGATCGACAGCAATTCGTTCTATCTGAACGCTCTCGGCATCACGACCGCCGAAGGTGCGGTACGCGACAAGCAGCAGAACAAATGGCGGCAGATAAATAAGTTCGTTGAGATCGTAGCGGCGGCGATAGAGACGTCTTCACTGAAAGGCGCCGAGGCTCTTCATATCGTCGATATGGGCTCAGGCAAGGGCTATCTGACATTCGCACTTTACGAATATCTGACAAATGCGGGCGTGAAAGCCGCCGTTACCGGCGTTGAGGCGAGAGCGAACCTCGCCGAGATATGCAGCGGTATTGCGGACGCAAGCGGCTTTGACGGCCTGAAATTCCTTGACGGTGCGATCGATTCGATCGAGCTGGACGCGGCCGACATACTCATCGTGCTCCACGCCTGCAATACCGCGACCGACGACGCTCTTTATAAAGGCATCAGAGCGAGGGCCGAACTCATCATTGCCGCGCCTTGCTGCCATCAGGAACTCAGGCCGCAGATCGAGCCGCCGCTGATGCTCCGCGATGTGCTCAAATACGGCGTTCTCCTCGAGCGCACCGCCGAGACACTGACCGACGGCATCCGTGCGATGCTGCTCGAACGCGAGGGCTACGCCGTAAAAATGCTTGAGTTCGTCCCCGTCGAACACACGCCGAAGAACAATATGCTCATCGGCACTCACCACAAAGATACGCCGCGCAAGCAGGAACTCGATCGTGAGATACGCGAATTGATGGCGGCCTTCGGGATCAAGCATCAGCGTTTGCTCAGCCTGCTCGACACCGCCGAAGGGCCGGCTCCCGACGCGGCCGTAAAATGA
- a CDS encoding DUF1385 domain-containing protein → MHTVFAMERDLIVGGQAVMEGVMMRTPSAYAIACRRADGSIVSTAERLPKWSDSYKWLAWPVLRGGATLVQSLALGVKALNFSARIWEEDHETQTEKAAETASAAEPVFVEGTGDAQFTKAPVKVTMPAEAKKRSAGQSVSAVFSIVFALLFNILLFIAAPLLLTNVAFIALGWADPPVLVENAAWWATVKSYIWEIKPHSWLAFNLVDGLVRMFFFIVMIFSMSRLRDIRRVFEYHGAEHKTVFTWEKGLDLTPNNAAVQERRHPRCGTSFLMVVMLVAIVLFSVIKFDAMWLNLVVRIALMPLVAGLSYEVIRYAAKKESGSFFKFMTRPGIWLQSITTQEPDTEQLEVAIRALDESLKLEPEAA, encoded by the coding sequence TTGCACACAGTGTTTGCTATGGAACGCGACCTGATCGTCGGCGGCCAAGCCGTTATGGAAGGCGTGATGATGCGTACGCCCTCCGCCTACGCGATAGCGTGCCGGCGTGCCGACGGCTCGATCGTCTCGACGGCCGAACGCCTGCCGAAGTGGAGCGATTCATATAAGTGGCTCGCATGGCCGGTACTTCGCGGCGGAGCAACGCTGGTCCAGTCGCTTGCGCTCGGTGTAAAAGCACTCAATTTTTCGGCACGAATCTGGGAAGAAGATCACGAAACTCAGACCGAAAAGGCCGCCGAAACCGCCTCGGCCGCAGAACCCGTATTTGTCGAGGGCACCGGCGACGCGCAGTTCACAAAAGCACCGGTCAAAGTAACAATGCCGGCAGAGGCGAAGAAACGCTCGGCCGGGCAATCGGTTAGTGCCGTCTTCTCGATCGTGTTTGCCCTGCTTTTCAACATTCTGCTTTTTATAGCGGCGCCTCTTCTCCTTACGAACGTCGCATTTATTGCCCTCGGTTGGGCCGATCCGCCCGTACTCGTCGAAAACGCAGCGTGGTGGGCGACCGTCAAGTCGTATATATGGGAGATCAAGCCGCATTCATGGCTTGCGTTCAACCTCGTGGACGGCCTTGTGAGAATGTTCTTCTTTATCGTGATGATCTTTTCGATGTCGCGGCTTAGAGACATCAGGCGTGTATTCGAATATCACGGTGCCGAGCATAAGACGGTCTTTACGTGGGAAAAAGGGCTTGATCTGACGCCGAATAACGCCGCCGTGCAGGAACGCCGTCACCCGCGTTGCGGCACGTCATTCCTGATGGTCGTGATGCTTGTCGCGATCGTGCTCTTTTCGGTTATCAAGTTCGATGCGATGTGGCTCAACCTTGTCGTCAGGATCGCGTTGATGCCGCTCGTCGCTGGCCTTTCTTACGAGGTGATCCGCTACGCGGCAAAGAAGGAATCAGGCTCGTTCTTCAAATTCATGACGCGGCCCGGCATTTGGCTGCAGAGCATCACTACGCAAGAGCCCGATACCGAACAGCTTGAGGTCGCTATCCGCGCGCTCGACGAATCATTGAAGTTAGAGCCTGAGGCAGCATAA
- the rpmE gene encoding 50S ribosomal protein L31, whose translation MKQDIHPNYNEISVVCACGSTFKTRSTLGEDLHIEICSACHPFFTGKQKLVDTAGRVDRFNKRYQRGKATA comes from the coding sequence ATGAAACAGGATATTCATCCGAATTACAACGAGATATCGGTGGTCTGTGCGTGCGGCAGCACGTTCAAAACACGCTCAACACTGGGCGAAGACCTTCACATTGAAATTTGCTCGGCATGCCACCCTTTCTTTACCGGAAAGCAGAAGCTTGTTGACACTGCCGGACGCGTCGATCGCTTTAACAAGCGCTATCAACGCGGCAAAGCAACGGCATAA
- a CDS encoding FAD-dependent oxidoreductase yields the protein MQGTVKKDVIVIGAGPAGLCCAAWCRELGLSVLVLEAAAESGGQLLWINGPIANYPGIKAANGREFRELFMPENIEELIRCEIRVTSIDTVSRTVATTDGTFAAEAVVIATGVSRRTLKIPGEKEFFGRGVLHSGAGSKGEMGGKDVVIVGGGDAAFENAMILSGAARSVAVVHRRDRFTARKEFLDAVLSRPNVKLIRNAALAEIAGDDAVRSVSIRDVLTGEMTTLPADAVLIRIGVAPNTEFVPAEVSRDSDGYLLVDHLCRTKVEAVFAVGDITGRVAPTIVSAAGNGATAAKAVRMLVRS from the coding sequence ATGCAAGGAACAGTAAAAAAGGACGTGATCGTCATCGGTGCCGGGCCGGCAGGGCTATGCTGCGCCGCGTGGTGCCGTGAACTTGGTCTATCAGTTCTCGTACTCGAGGCGGCTGCCGAAAGCGGCGGCCAACTGCTGTGGATAAACGGGCCGATAGCCAACTATCCGGGAATAAAGGCTGCAAATGGCCGAGAGTTCCGCGAGTTGTTCATGCCCGAAAATATCGAGGAGCTGATTCGCTGCGAAATCCGTGTTACCTCGATCGACACTGTTTCCCGAACCGTTGCGACGACTGACGGCACCTTTGCCGCCGAAGCGGTCGTTATCGCGACCGGTGTCAGTCGAAGGACGCTCAAGATTCCGGGCGAAAAGGAATTCTTCGGCCGCGGTGTGCTTCACTCAGGAGCCGGTTCAAAAGGCGAGATGGGCGGCAAGGACGTTGTGATCGTTGGCGGAGGCGATGCGGCATTCGAGAACGCGATGATCTTGAGTGGTGCCGCGCGCAGTGTTGCGGTCGTGCATCGGCGAGATAGGTTCACCGCTCGGAAAGAATTTCTCGACGCGGTTCTTTCGAGACCCAACGTGAAGCTGATACGCAATGCTGCGCTTGCCGAGATCGCGGGCGACGATGCGGTTCGTTCGGTTTCGATACGGGATGTTTTGACCGGTGAAATGACGACGCTGCCGGCAGATGCCGTACTCATTCGCATCGGAGTAGCACCGAATACGGAATTCGTCCCCGCTGAGGTCAGTCGTGACAGCGACGGTTATCTTTTGGTCGATCATTTGTGCCGTACTAAAGTTGAAGCTGTATTTGCCGTCGGTGATATTACCGGCCGCGTCGCCCCGACGATCGTTTCTGCCGCCGGTAATGGTGCCACTGCGGCAAAGGCAGTGCGCATGCTTGTCCGTAGTTGA
- a CDS encoding IS256 family transposase: protein MTIDNELIDNLLKDYKKPEDLIGEDGLLKQLTKRLLERAMAAELTEHVGYEKHEASGRGSGNSRNGTSRKTLKGNFGTVPIEVPRDRAGTFEPQIVGKHQTRFTGFDEKIISLYARGMSTREIQQHIEEIYQVEVSPTLVSTVTDAVIDEVKAWQNRQLDEVYPILYLDALQFKVRDQGHVRNKAVYLAIGVNMDGLKEVLGMWIAQSEGAKFWLSVVTELKNRGVNDIIIACVDGLKGFPEAIETVFPKAEVQLCIVHMVRHSLNYVGWKERKEVARDLKTIYSSATDAEAEQRLDEFADKWDARFPTISRSWRSNWTRIIPFFAYPPEIRRVIYTTNAIESLNMTLRKVTKARGSFPNDEAVQKLLYLALRNITKKWTMPIRDWKAALSRFAIVYEDRLPQS, encoded by the coding sequence ATGACCATAGACAACGAGCTGATTGACAATTTATTGAAGGACTATAAGAAGCCGGAGGATCTGATCGGGGAGGACGGATTGCTGAAGCAGTTGACGAAGCGGCTGCTGGAGCGAGCGATGGCGGCAGAGCTGACCGAGCACGTGGGATACGAAAAGCATGAGGCGTCGGGCAGAGGCAGCGGCAATTCGCGCAACGGGACATCGAGAAAGACGCTGAAAGGCAACTTTGGCACAGTACCGATCGAGGTGCCGCGTGACCGGGCGGGGACGTTCGAGCCGCAGATCGTCGGCAAGCATCAGACGCGATTCACGGGTTTTGACGAGAAGATCATATCGCTTTACGCACGTGGGATGTCGACCCGCGAGATACAGCAGCACATCGAAGAGATCTACCAGGTGGAAGTCTCGCCGACGCTTGTTTCGACAGTCACCGATGCGGTCATTGATGAAGTAAAAGCGTGGCAGAACCGGCAGCTTGACGAGGTCTACCCGATCCTTTACCTGGACGCTCTTCAGTTCAAGGTTCGAGACCAGGGCCACGTTCGAAACAAGGCCGTTTATCTGGCGATCGGTGTCAACATGGACGGATTGAAGGAAGTGCTGGGCATGTGGATAGCTCAGAGTGAGGGGGCAAAGTTCTGGCTTTCGGTCGTCACCGAACTCAAGAACCGCGGCGTTAATGACATCATTATCGCCTGTGTTGACGGGCTCAAAGGCTTTCCCGAAGCGATCGAGACCGTGTTTCCGAAAGCTGAGGTACAGTTGTGCATCGTCCACATGGTACGCCATTCGCTCAATTACGTCGGCTGGAAGGAGCGTAAAGAAGTGGCCCGGGACCTTAAAACGATCTATAGCTCGGCGACTGACGCAGAGGCCGAACAGCGGCTCGACGAATTTGCCGACAAGTGGGATGCCCGCTTTCCGACGATCTCTCGAAGCTGGCGCTCGAACTGGACCCGCATAATCCCATTTTTTGCCTATCCGCCGGAGATCAGACGCGTGATCTATACGACCAACGCCATCGAGTCGCTCAATATGACGCTTCGCAAAGTGACAAAGGCCCGCGGATCATTTCCAAATGACGAGGCCGTGCAAAAACTGCTCTATCTCGCTCTGCGAAATATCACAAAAAAATGGACCATGCCGATCCGCGATTGGAAGGCCGCCCTCAGCCGGTTCGCTATCGTCTACGAAGACCGGCTGCCACAGAGTTGA